A part of Bacillus thuringiensis genomic DNA contains:
- a CDS encoding class I SAM-dependent methyltransferase, protein MEGNLKHNNGYCVICEKETTFIEHNDWLRDHYLCSTCHSIPRQRALIHVLNTFFPKWGSYHIHESSPGGITTQLLIKNCENYTYSQYFKNYPLGQYFQGIRCENLENMTFPNESFDLFITQDVFEHVMEPNKAFKEIERVLKPGGAHVFTVPWYHTLTKTLQRARIIKEGIEYIEEPIYHGNPIDENGSLVTFDWGQDMIEYIYTHANMYTIVYLQKDRSMGLDAEFLHVFVSKKQINSC, encoded by the coding sequence GTGGAAGGTAATTTAAAGCACAATAATGGTTACTGCGTTATTTGTGAGAAGGAAACTACATTTATAGAGCATAATGATTGGCTTAGAGATCATTACTTATGTTCTACATGCCACTCTATACCAAGGCAGCGAGCTTTAATCCATGTTTTAAATACATTTTTTCCAAAATGGGGTTCCTATCATATCCACGAATCCTCTCCTGGAGGAATTACAACTCAACTACTAATAAAAAACTGCGAAAACTATACATACTCTCAGTACTTTAAAAACTATCCTCTCGGTCAATACTTTCAAGGAATTAGATGTGAGAACTTAGAAAACATGACTTTTCCAAATGAATCTTTTGATTTGTTCATTACTCAAGATGTCTTTGAACATGTAATGGAGCCAAACAAAGCCTTTAAAGAAATAGAGCGTGTATTAAAACCTGGCGGCGCTCATGTCTTTACTGTCCCTTGGTATCATACACTCACAAAAACTTTGCAAAGAGCAAGAATCATTAAAGAAGGAATTGAGTATATTGAGGAGCCAATTTATCATGGAAATCCTATTGATGAGAATGGGTCTTTAGTAACATTTGATTGGGGTCAAGATATGATTGAATATATTTATACACATGCAAACATGTATACCATTGTTTATTTACAAAAGGATAGATCAATGGGGTTAGATGCTGAATTTTTGCATGTTTTTGTTAGTAAAAAACAAATAAATAGTTGTTAA
- a CDS encoding sulfotransferase family 2 domain-containing protein — protein sequence MKNVNQELLNHVILHKDRIPHFHKDFPLILFWSHRSGCTALANWFFFQIGLFTEAKKYNDFIHYYEFWVYKNNINYIPELQNGLLSSNKDVCKLVRNPYKRAVSSFLLLADNPYASPQWESIRHYLYNDKYSNRGVSFKQFLYYIRALGSNSLAMDIHFSQQYVPGEENFIQYYIPLEDFNTQITKIEHTYDLIKSNLALLTNSDHHRAHKMLYTGSYAELSLTDAAFPRFPTYESFYDEETMALVTEIYAQDFEMYPYTKGIF from the coding sequence ATGAAGAATGTAAATCAAGAGCTTTTAAATCATGTAATCCTACATAAAGATCGAATCCCACATTTCCATAAAGACTTTCCACTTATACTATTCTGGAGCCATAGAAGCGGATGTACCGCATTAGCTAATTGGTTCTTTTTTCAAATTGGATTATTTACTGAAGCAAAGAAATACAATGACTTTATTCATTACTATGAGTTCTGGGTGTATAAAAACAATATAAATTACATACCAGAGTTACAAAATGGTCTTCTATCATCAAATAAAGATGTTTGTAAACTTGTACGGAATCCCTACAAAAGGGCCGTCAGCTCATTTTTATTACTTGCTGACAATCCATACGCTAGCCCTCAATGGGAAAGTATCCGCCATTATTTGTATAATGACAAATATAGTAACCGTGGAGTATCATTTAAACAATTTTTATATTACATTCGAGCATTGGGTTCAAATTCCCTAGCAATGGACATACATTTTAGTCAGCAATACGTTCCAGGTGAAGAAAATTTCATCCAATACTATATTCCTTTAGAAGATTTTAATACACAAATCACCAAGATAGAACACACGTACGATTTGATTAAATCCAATTTAGCGTTACTTACAAATTCAGATCATCATCGCGCTCATAAAATGCTTTATACAGGAAGCTATGCAGAACTCAGCCTTACAGATGCAGCCTTCCCTCGCTTTCCAACATATGAAAGCTTTTATGATGAAGAAACAATGGCGTTAGTTACAGAAATATATGCACAAGACTTTGAAATGTATCCGTACACAAAGGGGATATTCTAA
- a CDS encoding NAD-dependent epimerase/dehydratase family protein has product MRKNNYLIVGGNSFIGINLTLGLLKQGQSVKVFSRHINNFPQNIISDVEFIKGDLANIEDIYKALVNVDIIIYLAATSNVTTSIEDVFGDRNSSFFFLNFMESVKNFPVKKIVLASSGGTVYGEPEYLPIDEKHSLKPLSPYGITKVTLENYLYFYKKKYGIDYVVCRYSNPYGKYQNPLKKVGAINCFLYQHLSNEKINIYGNPQEIIRDYIYIDDLVEITIQLSQLNRLKSCVYNIGSGTGLSLKRIIVELEKLTERKVDFICYKQKQENVQKIILNIDRVRQECNWEPKIDFKSGIRLNKLWIEEFLYSKK; this is encoded by the coding sequence ATGAGGAAGAATAATTATTTAATAGTAGGTGGAAATAGTTTCATTGGTATTAACCTTACATTAGGTTTATTGAAACAAGGTCAAAGTGTAAAAGTATTTTCCAGACATATAAATAATTTTCCTCAAAATATTATAAGTGATGTTGAATTTATTAAAGGTGATTTAGCAAATATTGAAGATATATATAAAGCTTTAGTGAATGTGGATATAATTATTTATTTAGCTGCAACGTCTAATGTAACAACTTCAATTGAAGATGTTTTCGGAGATAGGAACAGTAGCTTTTTTTTTCTTAACTTCATGGAAAGTGTTAAAAATTTTCCTGTTAAAAAAATTGTATTAGCATCTTCTGGAGGCACGGTGTATGGTGAACCTGAATATTTACCTATCGATGAGAAACATTCATTAAAACCACTTTCTCCTTACGGAATAACAAAAGTGACGCTTGAAAATTACTTGTATTTTTATAAGAAAAAATATGGAATTGACTATGTTGTATGTAGATATTCTAATCCATATGGAAAATATCAAAATCCTTTAAAGAAAGTTGGGGCAATAAATTGTTTTTTGTATCAGCATCTCAGTAATGAAAAGATTAATATATATGGGAATCCACAAGAGATTATTCGGGATTATATTTATATTGATGATTTAGTTGAAATTACAATACAACTATCGCAATTAAATCGCTTGAAATCTTGTGTGTATAACATAGGAAGCGGTACAGGACTTTCGTTAAAACGAATTATAGTAGAATTGGAGAAATTAACGGAAAGAAAAGTGGATTTTATCTGTTATAAACAAAAACAAGAAAATGTTCAAAAAATCATTTTAAATATAGATAGGGTAAGACAAGAATGTAATTGGGAACCGAAAATAGATTTCAAAAGTGGAATTAGATTAAATAAGCTATGGATTGAAGAGTTTTTATATAGTAAAAAATAA
- a CDS encoding class I SAM-dependent methyltransferase, which produces MKEFIKANKDLVSQIAHNYNVNANIHPEDHIFQFLVTNPVFPSKKEAIDYYFQDGRKSAETLLDLITSFYPPIDTPIKLLEFASGYGCVTRHLLNLQTNLSITTCDIHEEAITFIERTLNTSSILSHPEPEQVNLASSMYDIVFCLSFFSHMPDTTWFRWLQTLYNAVSPGGLFIFTTHGYQSKKYFSFPDLNKQGYWFLPSSEQLDLDVHQYGQTIVSPSYVCAKIKLLPYNPVIKKYTEGFWWEHQDLWVIKKEIK; this is translated from the coding sequence TTGAAAGAATTTATAAAGGCAAATAAAGATTTGGTTTCTCAAATTGCACACAACTACAATGTAAATGCAAATATCCATCCAGAGGATCATATCTTTCAATTCCTTGTCACGAATCCAGTCTTCCCATCTAAAAAAGAAGCGATAGATTATTATTTTCAAGATGGGAGAAAATCCGCAGAAACACTCTTAGATTTGATTACTTCCTTTTATCCTCCTATAGACACGCCAATAAAATTATTAGAATTCGCATCCGGATATGGCTGCGTAACACGTCATTTATTAAACCTACAAACGAACTTAAGTATAACTACTTGCGATATACATGAAGAGGCTATTACTTTTATTGAACGTACATTAAATACTTCTTCTATCTTATCTCATCCTGAACCTGAACAAGTAAATTTGGCCTCGTCTATGTATGATATCGTTTTTTGTCTATCCTTTTTTTCTCATATGCCTGATACAACTTGGTTTCGTTGGCTTCAAACATTGTATAACGCTGTTTCTCCTGGCGGCTTATTCATTTTTACAACTCATGGTTATCAAAGTAAAAAGTACTTCAGCTTTCCAGATTTAAATAAACAGGGTTATTGGTTTCTCCCCTCTAGTGAACAATTGGATTTAGATGTTCATCAATACGGGCAAACGATCGTTAGCCCTTCTTACGTATGTGCCAAAATTAAATTATTACCCTATAACCCTGTCATCAAAAAATACACTGAAGGTTTTTGGTGGGAACATCAAGACCTTTGGGTAATAAAAAAGGAAATAAAATAA
- a CDS encoding glycosyltransferase: MHVNKKIIYVSHDAHFHGAQLLSLHTIKALKENFHYSVAIISIGTGILIHDFQKYGPVYCLEEDYPTEEKVALLIKKLLSQDYTIAICSTVISGDIVALLTKHNIKVISLIHELPHLIQQYSAEGKARNIAEFAYKIVFPSQYVYEKFRTIAQLDHQKCHILPQGLFNHNPYKNNITKARNELRKKHNLPLDSKIILGVGFADHRKGIDLFSLIAYSVRKVHTNIHFIWVGRTDVHFLNTLSPRYTAHFTLVEPTPDIGLYNAGADLYLLTSREDPFPNVVLEALDTKVPVIGFKNAGGFEDVVTEQTGALVDFLNLPKMLERIYEFIGDEDLRLQKGCFGQELIEKDFNFLHYIYQLLNLLEHNYKKISVIIPNYNYEKYLPDRVKSILNQTYPLYELIFLDDASTDNSVSIFEQLLSNENKPHLKVQQIINDKNSGSVFKQWIKGVSAVTGDYIWIAEADDLCDQTFLEEVIQGFHIHGDVTLSYTQSKQIDERGNILANHYLDYTNDIDKEKWKSSYFRKGTDEIQDTLLIKNTIPNVSSVVFKNIDIQATEKQLEKFKVAGDWFFYVSILKEGNIYFNPKPLNYHRRHTNSVTRTEDSYSHYSEVVQMQNFIKETFTIDDISKKKMYTYRKYLKAYLKIE; this comes from the coding sequence ATGCATGTTAATAAGAAGATCATTTATGTATCCCATGATGCCCATTTCCACGGAGCACAACTGCTTTCTTTACATACTATTAAAGCTCTTAAAGAAAACTTTCATTACTCCGTCGCAATTATTTCTATTGGAACGGGCATTTTAATCCACGATTTTCAAAAGTATGGTCCTGTTTATTGCCTAGAGGAAGACTACCCAACGGAAGAAAAGGTCGCATTATTAATAAAGAAGTTATTATCACAAGACTACACCATCGCCATATGTAGTACCGTAATAAGTGGTGATATAGTTGCATTACTAACTAAACACAATATAAAAGTTATTTCATTAATACATGAATTGCCACATTTAATACAACAGTACTCCGCCGAAGGAAAAGCGAGAAATATTGCCGAGTTTGCTTACAAAATTGTCTTCCCTTCACAGTACGTGTATGAAAAATTCCGTACAATCGCCCAATTAGATCATCAAAAATGCCACATCCTCCCTCAAGGTTTGTTTAACCACAATCCTTATAAGAACAATATTACAAAGGCTAGAAACGAATTACGAAAAAAACACAACCTGCCTCTAGACAGCAAAATTATTTTGGGGGTAGGTTTCGCTGATCATCGAAAAGGGATAGATTTATTCTCGCTTATTGCTTACTCAGTAAGAAAGGTTCATACGAATATTCATTTTATCTGGGTAGGGAGAACGGATGTTCACTTTTTAAATACACTCTCCCCAAGATATACAGCACATTTCACATTAGTGGAGCCTACTCCAGATATCGGTTTATATAACGCCGGGGCTGATTTATATTTATTAACTTCAAGAGAAGATCCTTTTCCAAACGTTGTTTTAGAAGCATTAGATACAAAAGTCCCTGTTATAGGATTTAAAAACGCTGGAGGTTTTGAAGATGTTGTTACGGAACAAACTGGTGCCTTAGTAGACTTTTTAAATTTACCGAAGATGCTGGAAAGAATATATGAATTTATTGGGGATGAGGATTTACGATTACAAAAAGGTTGCTTTGGCCAAGAACTTATTGAAAAAGATTTCAACTTTCTTCATTACATTTATCAATTATTAAACCTGCTTGAGCATAATTATAAAAAAATAAGCGTAATCATACCGAATTATAATTACGAAAAATACTTACCTGACCGAGTTAAATCAATATTAAACCAAACCTATCCCCTTTACGAACTAATTTTCCTAGACGATGCCTCCACTGACAATAGCGTATCTATATTTGAACAGCTGCTCTCAAACGAAAATAAACCTCACCTAAAAGTTCAGCAGATTATTAATGATAAAAACTCTGGTTCTGTATTTAAACAATGGATAAAAGGCGTCTCTGCAGTAACCGGTGATTATATTTGGATTGCAGAGGCCGATGACTTATGTGATCAGACATTTTTAGAAGAAGTCATACAAGGGTTTCATATACATGGTGATGTTACCTTAAGCTACACACAATCAAAACAAATAGATGAACGAGGAAATATCCTGGCCAATCATTATTTAGATTACACAAATGATATCGATAAAGAAAAATGGAAAAGTTCTTATTTTCGAAAAGGGACAGATGAAATACAAGATACGTTACTTATCAAAAACACCATACCTAATGTCTCAAGTGTAGTTTTTAAAAACATAGATATACAAGCAACAGAAAAACAATTAGAAAAGTTTAAAGTAGCCGGTGATTGGTTTTTCTATGTTTCTATTCTTAAAGAGGGGAATATTTATTTCAATCCCAAACCCCTAAACTACCATAGACGGCATACAAATAGCGTAACGAGAACAGAAGATTCATATTCCCATTACAGTGAAGTTGTACAAATGCAGAATTTCATTAAAGAAACCTTTACTATCGACGACATATCAAAAAAGAAAATGTACACATATAGAAAGTACCTTAAAGCATATTTGAAGATTGAATGA